The following proteins are encoded in a genomic region of Enoplosus armatus isolate fEnoArm2 chromosome 11, fEnoArm2.hap1, whole genome shotgun sequence:
- the sympk gene encoding symplekin, with protein MELSSEEGGTQTPHVIDMTTSERVVDLLNQAALIPTDEKLTVLKQVQEFIINKDPSLLDNFLDEIIAFQTDKSMEVRKFVIGFIEEACKRDNELLLRLIANLNMLLRDESVNVVKKAILTLTQLYRVTLQWLVRSKAVSERQEACWDLVTQMKGDVLALLDSENDGVRTHAIKFTESLIITLSARTSDSDVPKRQEGDISLDKVPKDHSYIRYDVLCEEGKTALEKLLKFMVHPAISSINLTTALGSLATVARQRPMFMSEVVQAYETLHANLPPTLAKSQVSSVRKNLKLHLVAVLKHPCSLEFQGQISTLLLDLGMPQSEITRSTPAPREQRKRPRHEQYTEGKKVKMEPTLIEDDEDKEEPAPLSVPKPAAVPVAQSAIDLTAEFLHPLLNPENVANLVLISMVYLPDIMPASFQATYTPVESAGTEAQIKHLARLMATQMTAAGIGPGLEQCKAREDDAGKEEGNEEDSAAKDLLIKRKVPAVMVGQAISVVGGYAEKLPTPEAPTTVKRLPEPILPTTQTKMAGASGRKKVFRLSDVVQTLSDTQIEKLTSSAVKRILHSEKAIAQSGMSHVRVKLLSRLVTQFEGMMKEDVLEFILDDIRTRSDLAFSLLYQEYNTYLSQLPSGLLDSYDHCLYTLLSGLQEKPEQRDGLFTKLVLEAPIITESALEVIRRYCEDESRVYLGMTTLKELIVKRPSRQFQYLHVLLDLSSHEKEKVRTTALAFLKRMYEKDQLRDYIEKFALNYMQLLVHPNPPSLLFGADKDTEVAAPWTEETVRQCLFLYLSLLPLNHRLVHELASVYTEAIADIKRSVLRAIEQPIRGMGMNSPELLLLVENCPKGAETLVTRCLHILTDKVPPSPELVERVRDLYHKRVPDVRFLIPVINGLEKNEVIQALPKLIKLNPIVVKEVFNRLLGTQHSEGSSTVSPLTPGDLLIALHNIDSNKCDMKSIIKATNLCFGEKNVYTSEVLAVVMQQLMEQSPLPILLMRTVIQSLTMYPRLGGFVMNILSRLIVKQVWKYPKVWEGFVKCCQRTKPQSYSVLLQLPPAQLTSVFERCPEMREPLLQHVHSFTPHQQAHIPASIMLVLEANKKPEPKPVEPVVEKEMEPVPAPVEEEPPTVALNEPKTAVQQHPAVMKDEEEPMEQEESDPVIQEESVDTVSQVELARAGETPSPQPEPAEEPMEASQPEPSDLKDPEQDVEADVTGPEAGSSSEDVE; from the exons ATGGAGCTTTCTTCAGAAGAGGGGGGGACTCAGACTCCCCATGTCATCGATATGACCACCAGTGAAAGG GTGGTGGATCTTCTGAACCAGGCTGCCCTGATACCCACAGACGAAAAGCTAACAGTTCTCAAACAG GTCCAGGAGTTCATCATTAATAAGGATCCCTCTCTGCTTGACAATTTCTTGGAT GAGATCATCGCCTTCCAGACCGACAAGTCTATGGAAGTGAGAAAATTTGTCATTGGCTTCATAGAGGAAGCATG TAAAAGAGACAATGAACTCCTTCTGAGACTGATCGCCAATCTGAACATGTTGCTGAGGGATGAAAGTGTGAACGTGGTGAAGAAAGCCATCCTCACACTCACCCAGCTGTACAGAGTAACtctgcag TGGCTGGTGCGCTCTAAAGCAGTATCGGAGAGGCAGGAGGCATGCTGGGATCTGGTCACACAGATGAAAGGGGATGTTCTGGCCCTGCTGGACTCTGAAAATGACGGCGTTCGCACTCACGCCATCAAGTTCACAGAATCATTAATTATCACTCTGTCAGCTCGGACGTCGGACTCCGACGTCCCCAAGCGGCAGGAGGGTGACATCAGTCTGGACAAAGTTCCCAAAGATCACTCGTACATTCGCTATG ATGTTTTATGTGAGGAGGGAAAGACCGCACTGGAGAAGCTGCTGAAGTTCATGGTCCACCCTGCTATTTCCAGCATTAACCTCACCACAGCACTTGGCTCCCTGGCCACTGTCGCCCGTCAGAGGCCCATGTTCATGTCAGAGGTGGTGCAGGCGTATGAGACATTGCATG CCAACCTGCCGCCCACTCTGGCCAAGTCTCAGGTCAGCAGCGTGCGGAAGAATCTGAAGCTGCACTTGGTGGCGGTCCTCAAGCATCCCTGCAGCCTGGAGTTCCAGGGTCAGATCAGCACTCTGCTGCTGGACCTGGGAATGCCTCAGAGTGAAATAACCCGCTCCACACCTGCGCCGCGTGAGCAGCGCAAAAGGCCTCGCCATGAACAATacacagaggggaaaaaggTCAAGATGG AGCCAACCCTGATTGAAGATGACGAGGACAAAGAGGAGCcagcccctctctctgtccctaaACCAGCTGCTGTTCCAGTTGCACAGTCCGCCATTGACCTCACAGCTGAGTTCCTGCACCCGCTGCTCAACCCCGAGAATGTAGCCAACCTG GTGCTCATCAGCATGGTGTATCTGCCTGATATCATGCCAGCATCCTTCCAGGCCACATACACACCTGTTGAGTCAGCAGGCACTGAAGCCCAGATTAAACATCTGGCCAGGCTGATGGCCACACAGATGACTGCAGCTGGGATCGGTCCAG GACTTGAGCAGTGCAAAGCCAGAGAGGACGATGCAGGCAAAGAGGAAGGCAACGAGGAGGACTCCGCCGCTAAAGACCTGCTCATCAAGCGCAAAGTTCCAGCTGTGATGGTGGGACAAGCGATCTCTGTGGTGGGAGGTTACGCGGAAAAGCTTCCGACCCCAGAGGCTCCCACCACAGTCAAGAGGCTTCCTGAACCCATCCTCCCTACAACACAAACCAA AATGGCAGGGGCGAGTGGGAGGAAAAAAGTGTTTCGGTTGTCGGATGTCGTCCAGACTTTGTCAGACACCCAGATTGAAAAGTTAACCTCCAGTGCAGTCAAACGCATCCTGCATTCAGAGAAGGCGATTGCTCAAAGTGGCATGTCCCAT GTCAGAGTGAAGCTCCTCTCAAGGCTCGTGACGCAGTTCGAAGGCATGATGAAAGAGGACGTGCTGGAGTTCATCCTGGATGACATCAGGACAAGGAGTGACCTGgccttttctctcctctacCAAGAGTACAACACTTACCTCAGCCAGCTGCCGTCTGGCCTGCTGGACAGCTACGACCACTGTCTCTACACTCTGCTGTCAGGCCTGCAGGAGAAACCCGAGCAGAGGGACGG ACTTTTCACTAAACTGGTACTGGAGGCTCCCATTATAACAGAATCGGCGTTGGAAGTAATACGGCGTTACTGTGAGGACGAG TCTCGGGTGTATTTGGGTATGACGACTCTGAAGGAGCTTATCGTCAAACGGCCCTCAAGGCAGTTTCAGTACCTGCATGTTCTTCTGGATCTCAGCTCGCATGAAAAAGAGAAG gtgcGGACCACTGCCTTGGCTTTTCTCAAGCGTATGTATGAGAAAGACCAGCTCAGGGACTACATTGAGAAGTTTGCCCTGAATTACATGCAGCTTCTGGTCCACCCCAACCCTCCGTCTCTGCTCTTTGGGGCTGACAAAGACACAG AGGTGGCTGCGCCCTGGACTGAAGAGACCGTGAGACAGTGTCTGTTCCTCTACCTGTCCCTGCTGCCTCTAAACCACCGGCTGGTCCACGAGCTGGCATCAGTCTACACCGAGGCCATCGCTGACATCAAGCGCAGTGTGCTTCGAGCGATAGAGCAGCCC ATCCGTGGAATGGGAATGAACTCTCCCGAGCTGCTGCTCTTGGTTGAAAACTGTCCTAAAGGGGCAGAGACTTTAGTTACTCGCTGTCTGCACATTTTGACAGataaag TGCCTCCATCTCcagagctggtggagagagtgCGAGACCTTTACCACAAACGAGTGCCAGATGTTCGTTTCCTGATTCCCGTCATAAATGGCCTAGAAAAG AATGAAGTCATCCAGGCTCTCCCCAAGCTGATCAAACTCAACCCGATCGTAGTGAAGGAGGTGTTCAACCGTCTCTTGGGCACTCAGCACA GTGAGGGGAGTTCAACTGTGTCCCCTCTCACCCCCGGAGACCTGCTGATTGCCTTACACAACATAGACTCAAACAAATGTGATATGAAGTCTATCATAAAAG CTACCAACCTGTGCTTTGGGGAGAAGAATGTGTACACGTCGGAGGTTTTGGCGGTGGTGATGCAGCAGCTGATGGAGCAGAGTCCCCTCCCCATTCTGCTCATGCGTACCGTCATCCAGTCCCTCACCATGTATCCCCGACTGGGAGGCTTCGTCATGAACATCCTGTCCCGCCTCATTGTCAAGCAG GTGTGGAAGTATCCCAAGGTGTGGGAGGGATTTGTGAAGTGCTGCCAGAGGACGAAGCCTCAGTCGTACAGCGTGCTCCTACAGCTGCCGCCCGCACAACTGACGAGCGTGTTTGAACGCTGCCCGGAGATGAGAGAGCCTCTTCTACAGCATGTCCACTCTTTCACACCCCATCAG CAAGCTCACATACCTGCCTCCATCATGTTGGTCCTGGAAGCAAATAAAAAACCAGAACCGAAACCTGTAGAGCCCGTCGTGGAGAAGGAG ATGGAACCAGTCCCTGCCCCAGTTGAAGAAGAGCCTCCCACTGTGGCACTGAATGAGCCCAAGACTGCAGTCCAGCAACACCCAGCCGTCATGAAAGATGAGGAAGAACCAATGGAGCAAGAAGAGTCTGATCCAGTGATACAGGAGGAATCTGTTGACACTGTTTCCCAG GTGGAGTTGGCAAGAGCAGGG
- the LOC139292655 gene encoding solute carrier family 35 member F5-like codes for MEWVFIMNRMSSQGSSAAQRRRMALGVVILLLVDVIWVASSELTSYIFKRQEYNKPFFSTFTKTSMFVLYLLGFLLWRPWRQQCTGSLKRRHSAFFADAEAYFASCTTDTTVNTGLSEPLYVPVKFQDLPAEHSNCLIDCESSSKKQRVRFSNIMEVRQLPSTQALEAKLSRMSYPAAKDHEAMLRTVGKLTITDVAKISFFFCFVWFLANLSYQEALSDTQVAIVNILSSTSGLFTLVLAGIFPSNSSDRFTLSKLLAVALSMGGVALVSFSSMDNPDENGAIGSLWSLAGAMLYAVYIVMIKRRVDREDKLDIPMFFGFVGLFNLLLLWPGFLLLHYTGFEAFELPSQLVWTYILINGLIGTVLSEFLWLWGCFLTSSLIGTLALSLTIPLSIMADICMQKVRFSWLFFAGAVPVFLSFFIATLLCHYNNWDPVLVGLRRVYVFICRKHRIQRLPEDSEQCESLIPLHTISPNEGSFCS; via the exons ATGGAGTGGGTGTTCATCATGAACCGGATGAGCTCCCAGGGTAGCTCTGCGGCCCAGCGGAGGCGGATGGCCCTGGGGGTGGTGATACTCCTGCTGGTGGATGTCATCTGGGTAGCCTCCTCTGAGCTAACCTCA TACATTTTCAAGCGGCAGGAGTACAACAAACCCTTCTTCAGCACATTCACCAAGACCTCCATGTTCGTACTCTATTTGCTGGGTTTCCTGCTGTGGCGGCCCTGGAGGCAGCAGTGCACGGGCTCTCTGAAACGCCGGCACTCTGCGTTT TTTGCTGATGCTGAGGCCTACTTTGCATCCTGCACCACTGACACCACTGTGAACACCGGTTTG AGTGAACCCCTGTATGTTCCAGTGAAGTTCCAGGACTTACCAGCTGAGCATTCAAATTGTTTAATTGACTGTGAATCGT CTTCCAAAAAGCAGCGGGTGCGTTTTAGTAATATCATGGAGGTGCGTCAGCTGCCCTCTACTCAAGCCCTGGAGGCCAAACTGTCCCGCATGTCCTACCCAGCTGCCAAGGACCACGAGGCCATGTTGCGCACAGTGGGCAAGCTAACCATCACTGATGTGGCCAAaatcagcttcttcttctgctttgtg TGGTTCCTGGCTAACCTGTCCTATCAGGAGGCCCTGTCCGACACGCAGGTTGCCATAGTCAACATTCTGTCGTCCACTTCag gcCTGTTCACACTCGTGTTAGCGGGCATATTTCCCAGCAATAGCAGCGACCGTTTCACCTTGTCCAAACTGCTGGCTGTGGCTCTGAG CATGGGCGGTGTTGCCCTCGTGAGTTTCTCCAGCATGGACAACCCCGATGAGAACGGCGCCATAG GTTCTTTGTGGTCTCTGGCTGGGGCGATGCTGTACGCCGTCTACATTGTAATGATCAAGAGACGAGTGGATCGGGAGGATAAGCTCGACATTCCCATGTTCTTCG GGTTTGTGGGTCTgttcaacctgctgctgctgtggcccGGCTTCCTCCTGCTCCACTACACGGGCTTCGAGGCCTTTGAGCTTCCCAGCCAGCTGGTGTGGACGTACATCCTCATTAACGGCCTCATCGGAACCGTTCTCTCAGAGTTCCTCTGGCTCTG GGGCTGTTTCCTCACATCATCTTTAATCGGGACTCTGGCATTGAGCCTCACCATCCCGCTCTCTATTATGGCAGATATTTGCATGCAGAAG gTACGTTTCTCGTGGCTGTTTTTTGCCGGGGCAgtccctgtcttcctctccttcttcatcgCCACGCTCTTATGCCACTACAATAACTGGGACCCTGTCCTGGTGGGGCTGAGGAGAGTATACGTCTTCATTTGCAGGAAACACCGAATTCAGAG ACTGCCGGAAGACAGTGAGCAGTGTGAAAGCCTTATCCCTCTACACACCATCTCCCCCAACGAAGGAAGCTTCTGCTCGTGA